Proteins from one Erysipelothrix larvae genomic window:
- a CDS encoding putative bifunctional diguanylate cyclase/phosphodiesterase codes for MKNRNRNSRNLFYGGSEPFDELKVIQEYQTLQDFRHDTSVMRNHLAGVLYLLDHSPLGIYVTDLRGVITWTNAAVHVITGYSREELHGHNMKILQSGHQDHLFYEAMWADILSHGTWEGEIWNRRKNGEIYYQWMRISSVSNHEGEPYGYASVVFDMSYRNHIQHTFNERLYVDGLTDLPSQQQLRQDINYLLTEKNKREMKHALILLNMNYFHEVNLCYGYRSGDEVLKEIARRLENAVGSRARIYRFRNDIFAVFIDHIEAHEVITTMIDDVYVCFEKPFEIYDKLVEMSPSFGISLYPDDGQTVDDIIGSAEIALNAAKHAENHFIQFSNALLNEKAIRRLLLGDAIQTAIENDEFEMHYQVIVDNENECPVGAEALIRWHHDQLGFVSPHEFISYSENTGLMIPLGNWIIEHVFHDMKHIKKRSTKQDFYMSINLSGKQIEDPNFVEIVKSLAHQYHIDPKDVVFEITERVAMNNVSKTQSICKQLKQIGFRLALDDFGKGESSLSFLSDFEVDIVKIDKMFITGIHDQNYKRRLTQAIFDLCSHIGVQTVAEGVETLEDRTFLKELKCKNLQGFFFSKPKSLQPFIKWLNQMCT; via the coding sequence ATGAAAAATAGAAATCGCAATTCAAGAAATTTGTTCTATGGTGGTAGTGAGCCCTTTGACGAGCTCAAAGTGATCCAAGAGTATCAAACACTCCAAGATTTTCGCCATGATACTTCAGTTATGAGAAATCATTTAGCGGGTGTTTTGTATCTGCTTGACCATAGTCCGTTGGGAATCTATGTTACGGATTTAAGGGGCGTGATCACATGGACCAACGCTGCAGTGCATGTCATTACTGGATATAGCCGTGAAGAACTTCATGGACATAACATGAAAATACTACAATCTGGTCACCAAGACCACTTGTTTTATGAAGCAATGTGGGCGGATATTCTTTCACATGGAACCTGGGAAGGTGAAATCTGGAATCGCAGAAAAAATGGTGAAATCTACTATCAATGGATGCGCATATCATCCGTAAGTAACCACGAAGGTGAACCCTATGGCTATGCATCCGTCGTATTTGATATGTCGTATCGCAACCATATCCAACACACATTTAATGAACGATTATATGTTGACGGACTCACTGATTTACCAAGCCAACAACAACTTAGACAAGATATTAATTACTTATTAACTGAAAAAAACAAACGAGAAATGAAACATGCTTTGATTCTTTTAAACATGAATTACTTTCACGAAGTGAACCTGTGCTATGGGTATCGCAGTGGTGATGAAGTGTTAAAAGAAATCGCACGAAGACTTGAGAATGCTGTAGGTTCACGGGCACGGATCTATCGATTTAGAAATGATATATTCGCGGTATTCATTGATCACATTGAAGCACATGAAGTCATCACAACCATGATTGACGATGTGTATGTATGCTTTGAAAAACCTTTTGAAATTTATGACAAACTTGTTGAAATGAGTCCTTCATTTGGCATTAGTCTTTATCCAGATGATGGACAAACTGTGGATGATATCATCGGAAGTGCAGAGATTGCATTAAATGCTGCGAAACATGCAGAGAACCACTTCATCCAATTCAGTAATGCCTTACTCAATGAGAAAGCAATCCGTCGGCTCTTGTTGGGGGATGCAATCCAAACCGCTATCGAAAATGATGAATTTGAAATGCACTACCAAGTTATTGTTGATAATGAAAACGAATGTCCAGTGGGTGCAGAAGCGCTAATTCGCTGGCATCACGATCAATTGGGGTTTGTATCCCCCCATGAATTCATATCGTATTCTGAGAATACAGGCCTGATGATTCCTTTAGGAAATTGGATTATTGAACATGTATTTCATGATATGAAACACATCAAAAAACGATCCACGAAACAGGATTTCTATATGTCCATCAATTTATCAGGCAAGCAAATTGAAGATCCAAACTTTGTAGAGATTGTGAAATCACTGGCTCATCAATATCACATTGATCCCAAAGATGTTGTGTTTGAAATTACGGAGCGTGTTGCGATGAATAACGTATCTAAAACCCAATCAATCTGTAAACAACTGAAGCAAATCGGCTTTAGATTGGCTTTGGATGATTTTGGAAAAGGTGAATCCTCCCTTTCATTTTTATCCGATTTTGAGGTGGATATCGTGAAGATTGACAAGATGTTTATTACAGGGATCCATGATCAAAATTACAAACGAAGACTGACTCAAGCCATCTTTGACTTGTGCAGTCACATTGGTGTTCAAACCGTTGCGGAAGGGGTGGAGACACTGGAAGATCGAACCTTTTTAAAAGAACTAAAATGTAAGAATCTTCAAGGGTTTTTCTTCAGTAAACCCAAATCCCTACAACCTTTCATCAAGTGGTTGAATCAAATGTGTACATAA
- a CDS encoding VOC family protein has product MSSMVFVNLPVQNLARSVSFYTHLGFKLNPDFSDDHAASMAWDDHFVIMLLTHDFYQRFIGDKAIANTQTHSAALISFLMDSAEGVKAFGQKAVEHGGSVYRIDSGVSEDVMFGLEVCDPDGNILEPTWMKPFETVDAGASI; this is encoded by the coding sequence ATGAGTTCAATGGTATTTGTGAATTTACCCGTGCAAAACCTCGCACGGTCCGTATCCTTTTACACGCATTTGGGATTTAAGTTAAACCCTGATTTTTCAGATGACCATGCTGCTTCAATGGCATGGGATGATCATTTTGTTATTATGCTTCTTACCCATGATTTTTACCAACGTTTCATTGGCGATAAAGCCATTGCCAATACCCAAACACACAGTGCTGCATTAATCTCCTTTTTAATGGACAGTGCAGAAGGGGTGAAAGCGTTTGGTCAAAAAGCGGTTGAACATGGAGGCAGCGTCTATCGCATTGACTCAGGAGTATCTGAGGATGTGATGTTTGGACTTGAAGTCTGTGATCCTGATGGAAACATTCTTGAACCAACGTGGATGAAACCTTTTGAGACTGTTGATGCGGGTGCATCGATTTAA
- a CDS encoding NADP-dependent oxidoreductase, producing MKAVQYKDYGNPDVLKRVDDALIPVCGPHEIRIKVVCAGINPFDVKKRSGMMSKGHPLDAPIIPSTEASGIVDALGSQVTDTKIGDAVFGFAFGGAACEYALLSQWSHKPDNVSFETAGSVLVSAHAALRALNELDLKQGNTLFVHGGSGGVGQATIQMAIAKGLSVIADGSEKNQALIQSLGATPIRYGEHLVRDVYAHAPNGIDGIVDTSGTQLEDLLTIAKTPLKIRTLANYDGPSFGVKIPSYPKDSKQLLDEITGYLADGRLKVKVTGKFTLDQAQEAHRFVQTQHTSGRSVFIINENL from the coding sequence ATGAAAGCAGTTCAATATAAAGACTATGGGAATCCAGATGTGTTAAAACGTGTTGATGACGCATTGATTCCGGTATGTGGTCCTCATGAAATACGGATTAAAGTTGTGTGTGCAGGCATTAATCCCTTTGATGTCAAGAAACGTTCAGGCATGATGTCCAAAGGACACCCCCTTGACGCACCGATTATTCCATCCACAGAAGCATCTGGGATTGTTGATGCACTGGGATCACAGGTTACGGATACGAAGATTGGGGACGCGGTGTTTGGCTTCGCCTTTGGGGGTGCTGCGTGTGAATATGCGTTGTTATCCCAATGGAGCCATAAACCCGATAATGTGAGTTTTGAAACAGCAGGGTCTGTTTTGGTTTCAGCCCATGCAGCATTGCGGGCTTTAAATGAACTTGATTTAAAACAGGGAAACACCTTATTTGTTCATGGTGGATCGGGTGGTGTGGGTCAAGCAACCATTCAAATGGCAATCGCAAAGGGCCTTAGTGTTATCGCAGATGGTAGTGAGAAAAACCAAGCCCTTATTCAATCGCTTGGCGCAACACCAATTCGCTATGGTGAACACCTTGTCCGTGATGTGTATGCGCATGCTCCAAACGGTATTGATGGGATTGTAGATACATCTGGAACACAACTGGAAGACTTACTAACCATCGCCAAAACACCTCTTAAAATCCGCACTTTAGCAAATTATGATGGCCCCAGCTTTGGGGTAAAAATCCCATCGTATCCTAAAGATTCCAAACAGTTGTTGGATGAAATTACCGGTTATTTAGCGGATGGTAGACTGAAAGTAAAGGTCACAGGTAAGTTCACACTTGATCAAGCACAAGAAGCCCATCGATTTGTGCAAACGCAACATACATCAGGGCGTAGTGTCTTTATCATAAACGAAAACTTGTAA
- a CDS encoding acyl-CoA dehydrogenase family protein — translation MFLNEELLNEIRSRAAHYDATNSFPHEDFTALKDAGYLKVLVPKAYGGYGLSLAEVAAEQTRLARYAAATALAINMHHVIVGMAKHMVRHGNMQGVQILEDAVNGELLAFGISEPSNDKVLFGSISKAIQDDQGGYHFYGQKVFISMIQQCTRLITFGQEDTDTGPYSIFAYLDNNPETLVVNPNWNTLGMRATQSQNIELKGAYAPQSRILTKVSPGPSFDPVIFGIFANFEILLAATYHGIGKRALELGVEISAKRHSVSNNTTYDQDKDIRWRIADAAIAVDSVELQIEGLSHKFESDFDYGRFWMPKLSAVKNNAVETSKIAVEAIIRACGGRAYYNDQELSRLLRDVYAGLFQPSDQESLHGAWAATLLGPIK, via the coding sequence ATGTTTCTAAATGAAGAATTACTCAATGAAATACGCTCACGCGCTGCACACTATGATGCAACCAACAGTTTTCCACACGAAGACTTTACGGCCCTCAAAGACGCAGGATACCTAAAGGTCTTAGTCCCCAAAGCGTATGGTGGCTATGGGCTGAGTTTAGCTGAGGTTGCAGCTGAACAAACTCGATTAGCACGCTATGCAGCAGCAACTGCACTGGCGATTAACATGCATCATGTGATTGTGGGAATGGCAAAACATATGGTGCGTCATGGGAATATGCAAGGCGTTCAAATCTTGGAAGATGCTGTGAATGGTGAACTATTGGCGTTTGGAATTTCTGAACCATCCAATGACAAAGTATTATTTGGTTCCATCAGTAAAGCAATCCAAGATGATCAAGGTGGATACCACTTTTATGGTCAAAAGGTCTTCATCTCCATGATCCAACAATGCACACGTCTGATTACTTTTGGTCAAGAAGACACTGACACGGGGCCATACTCGATTTTTGCCTATCTCGATAACAACCCTGAAACACTCGTCGTGAATCCAAATTGGAATACCTTGGGCATGCGGGCAACACAATCACAAAATATCGAACTAAAGGGTGCTTATGCTCCACAGTCGCGTATCCTAACAAAAGTGTCACCTGGTCCAAGTTTTGACCCTGTGATTTTTGGAATCTTCGCAAACTTTGAGATTCTTTTAGCGGCTACCTATCATGGCATCGGAAAACGTGCCCTTGAATTAGGGGTTGAAATCAGCGCTAAACGTCACAGTGTATCCAATAACACAACGTATGATCAAGATAAAGACATTCGGTGGCGAATTGCGGATGCGGCAATTGCCGTAGATAGTGTTGAACTTCAAATTGAAGGGCTCTCACATAAATTCGAATCAGACTTTGATTATGGCAGGTTTTGGATGCCAAAACTCTCAGCTGTGAAAAACAATGCAGTGGAAACATCAAAGATTGCAGTTGAAGCAATAATCCGTGCGTGTGGAGGACGTGCTTACTATAATGATCAGGAACTCTCGCGTTTATTAAGAGATGTTTATGCCGGACTCTTCCAACCATCAGATCAAGAATCACTCCATGGTGCATGGGCAGCTACCTTATTGGGACCCATAAAATGA
- a CDS encoding amidase produces the protein MGSYLIGTHKMMTLRSLVSKLSSHSVTPYDLVKQAIEIIERENPKVNAVVSTRFEAALAESKRDYSNTLYKGIPILIKCLGQDLKGEPSTNGAVLLKDMVSNQSSYFVQKLQDLGFIIVGQTNAPEFGFKNITDPVLYGSTRMPTHYDYTPGGSSGGSASALMAQMVPVVGASDGGGSIRIPASYCGLVGLKPTRGSMPVGPHGYRSWQGAAINFFLTHTVEDCESLFNAMKQTQIEAPFPYVEKPNLNKTLTIAYSLQSPVGLDVSPDAHAALLKTIQHLKDLGHILVEDTPDIDGNRLMETYYQVNGVETAAMFRSLEHIFQKPITIDDMELTSWVMYQYGKDLSGVDVVDALSFWDQCSVIMHAFHQTHDLYLTPTTATTAPKIDTIYQSQACLNKMKHIEKDPHKYAVLWDMFERSLANTPYTMLANITGQPAISLPLYQNAKGFNLGSQFMASKGNEALLFMISKQLEPYFIT, from the coding sequence ATGGGCAGCTACCTTATTGGGACCCATAAAATGATGACACTGAGAAGCCTTGTTAGTAAGCTTTCATCACACAGCGTGACACCCTATGACCTTGTAAAGCAGGCCATTGAAATCATTGAACGTGAAAACCCTAAGGTTAATGCTGTTGTATCGACACGCTTTGAAGCGGCATTAGCTGAATCAAAACGGGATTATTCAAACACACTGTATAAAGGAATTCCTATTTTGATCAAATGTTTGGGACAGGATTTAAAGGGTGAACCCAGTACCAATGGTGCTGTGTTATTGAAGGATATGGTTTCCAATCAAAGCAGTTATTTTGTCCAAAAACTTCAAGACTTAGGGTTTATTATAGTGGGACAAACCAATGCTCCTGAGTTTGGATTCAAGAACATTACAGATCCTGTTTTGTATGGTTCAACACGGATGCCAACACACTATGACTATACACCTGGTGGGTCAAGTGGTGGGAGTGCCAGTGCATTAATGGCTCAGATGGTGCCTGTTGTAGGAGCCAGTGATGGTGGAGGATCCATACGCATCCCTGCAAGTTACTGCGGGCTTGTTGGACTCAAACCTACGCGTGGAAGTATGCCTGTTGGCCCTCATGGTTATCGAAGTTGGCAAGGTGCCGCCATCAATTTCTTTTTGACTCACACTGTGGAAGATTGTGAAAGCCTCTTTAATGCCATGAAACAAACCCAAATTGAAGCACCGTTTCCTTATGTTGAAAAACCCAACCTCAATAAGACACTGACCATTGCCTATAGTCTACAATCACCAGTTGGTCTGGATGTTTCCCCAGATGCGCACGCTGCCCTTTTAAAAACCATCCAACATCTTAAGGATTTAGGACACATACTGGTTGAAGATACCCCAGATATTGATGGAAACCGTTTGATGGAAACGTATTATCAAGTCAATGGGGTTGAAACCGCCGCAATGTTTCGCTCACTTGAACACATCTTTCAAAAACCAATCACAATCGATGATATGGAACTTACTTCATGGGTGATGTATCAATATGGCAAAGACTTAAGTGGGGTTGACGTAGTGGATGCACTCAGCTTTTGGGACCAGTGCAGTGTTATCATGCATGCATTTCATCAAACTCATGATTTGTATTTAACCCCAACGACTGCCACAACAGCGCCAAAAATTGACACAATCTATCAATCACAAGCATGCTTAAACAAAATGAAGCACATTGAAAAAGATCCGCATAAATATGCGGTCTTATGGGACATGTTTGAGCGGTCTTTAGCAAATACACCCTATACCATGCTTGCGAATATCACGGGTCAACCGGCGATCAGTTTACCCTTATATCAAAACGCTAAAGGGTTTAATTTGGGATCTCAGTTTATGGCATCAAAAGGAAACGAAGCGCTCTTGTTTATGATTTCCAAACAACTCGAACCCTATTTTATAACTTAA
- a CDS encoding MGMT family protein, with translation MDELFVYLVLAIVEEIPRGYVSTYGDVAKRAGAPKNARLIGKILSHASMYGDYPCHRVVNHNGRLVPGWDEQYTLLLQEHITFLPNGCVNLANHRLKG, from the coding sequence ATGGATGAGCTGTTTGTGTATCTTGTGTTAGCCATCGTAGAAGAAATACCACGTGGGTATGTGAGTACCTATGGGGATGTTGCGAAACGTGCAGGGGCACCCAAAAACGCACGACTCATTGGGAAAATTCTCTCACACGCATCGATGTATGGTGATTATCCATGCCATCGTGTTGTGAATCACAACGGACGATTGGTGCCTGGATGGGATGAACAATACACCCTTTTACTTCAAGAACACATCACGTTTTTACCCAATGGCTGTGTTAACTTAGCCAACCATCGATTGAAGGGATAA